The Mixophyes fleayi isolate aMixFle1 chromosome 1, aMixFle1.hap1, whole genome shotgun sequence genome includes a region encoding these proteins:
- the JUND gene encoding transcription factor JunD translates to MEIPFYHDDVLNVHQVPTFYTSTVCNMMKKNLNLNLNDQVVANLKPLRDGDGILTSPDLGLLKLASPELERLIIQSNGLVTTTPTTSQFIYPKVASEEQEFAEGFVKALEDLHKQNQLGVPSSGVDLSSVPAVSSLQPPPPSDVPVYANLSSYPSGVLGTTVNYSTDTVPYPPPPSGMSQQSAPPPPRLHALKDEPQIVPEAANFDSPPMSPINMDTQERIKAERKRLRNRIAASKCRKRKLERISRLEEKVKSLKTQNTELASTANLLREQVAQLKQKVMSHVNSGCQLLPQQVQAY, encoded by the coding sequence ATGGAAATACCTTTCTACCATGATGATGTGTTAAATGTGCATCAGGTTCCCACCTTCTACACTTCGACCGTTTGCAACATGATGAAGAAAAACCTTAACCTCAACCTGAATGACCAGGTGGTAGCCAATCTAAAGCCTCTGCGAGATGGGGATGGCATTCTGACCTCTCCTGACCTTGGTCTGCTAAAGCTAGCATCTCCAGAACTGGAGAGGCTCATCATCCAGTCGAATGGCTTGGTCACCACTACACCTACTACCAGTCAATTCATTTACCCAAAAGTAGCCAGTGAAGAACAGGAGTTTGCAGAGGGATTTGTGAAAGCACTAGAGGACCTTCACAAGCAGAATCAGCTTGGGGTACCATCAAGTGGTGTGGATTTAAGTTCAGTGCCTGCTGTGAGTAGTCTTCAGCCACCTCCACCTTCTGATGTCCCTGTCTATGCCAACCTCAGCAGCTACCCTAGTGGGGTATTGGGCACCACTGTAAACTACAGCACTGATACAGTGCCATATCCACCTCCACCATCAGGCATGTCACAACAGTCTGCCCCCCCTCCACCTAGACTGCATGCTCTCAAGGATGAACCTCAGATAGTCCCAGAGGCGGCTAACTTTGATAGTCCACCAATGTCCCCAATAAATATGGACACGCAAGAAAGAATAAAAGCTGAAAGAAAGAGGCTAAGAAACCGAATAGCAGCTTCCAAATGCAGAAAGAGGAAACTAGAGAGAATTTCCAGACTGGAGGAAAAAGTGAAAAGCCTTAAAACTCAAAATACAGAGTTGGCATCTACTGCTAACCTGTTGAGGGAACAGGTGGCCCAGCTCAAGCAGAAGGTCATGAGTCATGTCAACAGTGGCTGCCAACTTCTGCCTCAACAAGTCCAAGCCTACTAA